From a single Brassica oleracea var. oleracea cultivar TO1000 chromosome C5, BOL, whole genome shotgun sequence genomic region:
- the LOC106293509 gene encoding uncharacterized protein LOC106293509 encodes MVCFCFMVDQKRKMKASKPAAGMCSRCGRGARIADMKTSTRFCLIPIYCRSWRAIVCSFCGSVLKSYR; translated from the coding sequence ATGGTGTGTTTCTGTTTCATGGTGGACCAGAAGAGAAAGATGAAAGCAAGCAAACCAGCGGCGGGAATGTGTTCTCGGTGCGGTCGTGGTGCAAGAATCGCTGACATGAAGACTTCAACGAGGTTTTGTCTAATACCTATTTATTGCAGATCTTGGAGAGCCATCGTCTGCAGCTTTTGCGGCTCTGTTCTTAAATCCTACCGTTGA